ttttattttgttttctactTCACGAAAATAAGTAAACGGTGtctaaaatgctaaaaaaaaataaataaaaataaagttgccTATGTAATGTTTAGAACAAAGCTATACACTATGAAATTGTACATGTTTGTggatactgtgtgtgtgtatatataacaTGTATACACTAACTAAATAATTTGTATAAAGtgacaaagtttttttttgttgtattgtACGCTCATCCACATCTGTTCAGTCAAATATTGCCTAATAATCCACTGCTGCCACAGTcggataaaaaagaaaaaactcagacGCAGGTCACCGTCACTAACTTACTCACAGACAATCTCCAATTTATTAACTAAGGAAAGCCATTATTTCTTCCCTGCCCCTTAGGTGTTTCAAAGCAATGAAATTACAGTTCAGTATGCCAAGCACTTAACGCGACCTTCACTTTGTACATCCTACtaattgcctttttttttttttttttttttttttttttttttttctttcccctcctcCAAGACTTTTTAATGGTTACACTCATTAAACAGAGGTTGGAATTGTTTTAAAGTTCCAGTTGAATACATGCAGACGTAAATTCAACGGCAAGTATTGGAGCATAGTaaataatttgaatttttttttcccctttttttttctagttttttctCCTGAGAAACACACTTTGTGCACTTTAGGCTGTACTGTTGAAGAGCCACAGTTGTTATAGGTCATGTTTGTAAACACAGTGGTCCTATGCAACTGTTAAACCTGCTTTCTACGTGGATCAGGGCAGAACAAACACACGTCTACCGCCTCGCTTTTATCCCCCATGCTGGGTCTGACATGTTCGACCGCCGTGAGCAgaattgcttaaaaaaaaacctcactcGTGCCCTTTTATCTCTTTGCTTTTGCGCTGAAAGTACAGAGCCCCTCTATTCCTCGTGCTCGACGACGGTGGATAATTCAGTTTTTGATCCAACTAGGGATGAGGCGTGCATAGGAGGATTTCTATAAAGAGTAGAAGTGACTGCACTTGACTGTTTTTGCCCATGTTTTTGTCCCAAGTTTCTCATATCAGGATTGTTGGGGTTCATttcaggagattttttttttttcctttttaaacccTCAACAGAACCTTTTTGGTGGCAGTGTAACAGCTTGATCCAGCATTTGGTTTATTTGATGGTATGTGGCCTTTTAACTGCTTTGTATTAATGGTCTTGATGAGATTAATAAATCACCCAGTCTTATTTTGTACTGAACTACTCctttctcttcattttgttcCCTTATATGTAGACAGTGGAAATGAGGCCAATTGTTATTCTGAGCAGGGCACTCTGAAACTGCATCTGTGAGCAGACCGGCAGCAGAGACCCCATCAAAAGATCAATAAGTCACTGTCGCATCAGCGATAGAGAAGCTGCTTCATCACTGAGTTGCCCAACTAGTGCAGTGCCCATTCAGAGAGTGTAACTCATGATTTTTCTGTAGTTAGAATTCACATCACATGCAGGTCAAGTTAAGAggatacactcactggccagtttattagttacaccttgTAGGGGCGCTATCGACTATTTCAGTAATAAAGTAACTGGATAAGAAATACTTTGGTCTTATTTGTGAGCAATGATAAATATTGAAGAGGGAAAAACCAGTAAAACATCGCTTTCCATTTTTAACTCCATACAACATCTGTCTGGGAAAAACCCTAACTGCTTCCTTTGTGTACATCGTGTATATGCCATATTGTagttacatgtttaaaaataaaacatcttaAATGAAAAAATGGATCATCTCACCGGCCCTTgaggagttcgacacctgtgattTAACCAGTGTGACACAAGACAGAATCAtgggtggcacagtggttagtactgttgcctcacagcaagaaggtcctgagttcaattccaccatcaggtgtggagtttgcatgtatccccgtgtttgcgtgggttctctcccaaagacatgcagttagtggggataagTTAGCTGGAAACGCTAAATTGGAAAttcataggtgtgaatgtgagtgcaaatggttgtttgtgtcTATATGTTAcaccctgtgacagactggcggcCTGTCCAGGGTTTTTGCCTTTtaccctaagacagctgggatgggCTCCAGCCCCCCTGAAGAGGATGGATGGTATGAGACCGTTAAAAGTTTATCTTTTAATAGAACTTACAACTGTATGTACTGTGGACAAAAATAAATGGCTTTCATATTTTATGAGTTTAtaacctttattgtttttacaatattaaaagcaagaaaatatatatatactctTCTGTGTTGAATTGAATGTCCTGTGAGCAGTGCCTGCATCTGTTCACTCGATTTTTGTTTTACCGTTCCCGTTTTCTAAAGTTCAACAGGAAAGGTGGCTGGTCTGCGGTCAGTAAATGTCTCTTAAAGATGTGATTGTAAGGGACGCAGTAAGTTCTGCGACGCTGGTAGGACGCCACGCGGTAAAGTCAACTGTCCTGTTTCTGGAAACCATCAGGAAGCCGTTGGAGCTGAAACGTCCAGGAATGTTTCCCACGTCGAGCCAGACAAAAGGAGCCACGGAGTCAGAGTGGAGGGTCACTGAGAagcatgtctttttttcttccacctTCGCCTGTGTGGAAGGACGCATCAGTCTTTAGTGACTTATGGAATAACTtaactgaaataataaaatgaaaaaaccgtgtgtgtgtgtatatctatatatatctatatgtatatacatatgtatatagctggatagcgtagtggttagaCTACACACCTTCGGCGCAGAGGATCGCATGTTCGATTCCCACCTGGGGTGTCTGTATCCAGTAATGGTCCTTACAGCTAGAGATTGATGAGGTACAAcctaaatgctacggcaagggggagccaggacgccaggtcagggggagATATCAttacccccacccgagattagGTACCAAGTATGATTTCACGAAGGATCGTGAGAAAGATAGGATCACGGCCAAGTACCAGAATGTCTAGGCATCATATCTTGGCTTTGGTGAGTGCCTATACTCCTAGAACTAGATGATAAGATAATCAGGCATAACCAACTACAAGTGCTCTACCAAGGAGATGGCCtcgaaccccctcagtgagaggGATTGGCAAGACTGGATACGGAACAGccacatggatgacatcaagtaTGCCAGGATATACGGCATAGTAgttggctacaactgtagcttgcctcgaCCAgtatgtgaatgtgagagtgaatgaatccAGACCTATGCCCtacccgtgatcaggtacctgGCTTGGATAGTAAGCTGGCCTTGTcttgacatcaagacaagaaagctcttGCATGGGAGGGCttcaccctgaggctgtacgctaagcagaAGGActcgtgagtgtcagcaccacagtccagctgctcagtgaataccggaggaaccatcatggaaggacaggcccctgcatggtATGTAGCAGATAGCGGAGgtagctggactgaaagacagcacaggaacaagctccaTTACCAGGCTGCCCCTGACatatccagcacataacagcagggtggaagccataaccaagtggcctgCGTAgtgtataacctggaagtccctaggtcaaaatgggagacgcccacAAGGGTGGTAGAaggaccgagctaagatcctgtgggacggACAATTTTCACGAAGAAGGTAGAGAAATACAAGGCCcagattgtttaaaaaaaatggcttCCAAGTGCTGTTGTGCCTGTAGAAGCTGCGCTTTCTGAGTAAAAATCAATGCTTACTGTAATGTTGGGTCTGCGGAGTCCTTGAGCATCTTTGGGCGAGCAGAGGAAGTGGTGGTCAGTGGGACCCTGCTGGCTGCTGTCGTCCTCCAGCTGGAAGGTGAGCAGGCAGGTAAGACGGGTACAGTTTCCGCATCCTGCCAGCAGGGTGGCGACGGGCTGTTTGAAGACAGCCACAGCGCTACCTCCGGGCACAAGCAGCATGCTTGAGTTTAGCGTGCAAACTGGATCCAGCTCAGTCCAGGAGAACACATTCACCTGATGCACAAAAGTACGACAACATTAACAGCGCCGGTTTAAATTTACAGTTCAACTGATCTGCACACCCCTACAAGCATTTAGACTTGAGAAAATATTCCTGTTTTTATCAACAGAAACTGAGgaatgtaatttatttatatatattctgTCATATTTTACATAAACATATTACCACCCTCATTTTACCATGAAGCATCACATAACAGCTGCTAAAACTTTGATTTTTAAAGATGTTCATcactgaaaacagacaaacatgggactaataaataataaattattctgGCTCCTAAAGCCTACCACAGCCCTCAGCTTCAGGTCACGGCTCAGGTCTGAAATGGCGTAGATGAACAGTGTGTCGTCTTCCTCAAAAGCAACAGGAAGGACGGCTGCAAAGAAGCTCTGTGCAAAATAATGCAGCATTTTCCACTTTCCACCAAACTCTGTACAAGCAGATACACAAAGATGACTATGTAAGCATTTTAGAAAACAACCTCCACGTTAAAATGATCAAACTACCAAAGCTAAGAACACAAAGTTCTGAAGCAGTCTACACAAACAACTTGTCTTGCCACTCACCAATCGATGACCAGGAAGGCGCCTGCCAAATATCATTGAGCTGCCAGTACAGCGCACCCATGGTGTGACCTTTGCCCTCTATAATTTCACTCCGACTCCTCCGATAAAACTCCGTCTGAGTCTTCACACACTGGGCCTGCATGACCTGGACATACAGTACAGTCAGCAAAATGTGTGACAACATTAACAGAGCTGAGCGGcttaaaaaataacattattttatgcttttttttgccaGCGACTCTTGCATTTGTAACTTGGGATATAGACAAATTAGCTTTGGCTGTTTTGTTGAACTGCTCGTTTTGGAGGAGATCATTAAATAAGCAACATATGTTCTTGTGCACACAACAAGACGCCCCCAGCCTGAGGTGCCTAGATGACCGCCAGTTTTTGTACCAGATCTTGGAAGATGCTGCTGAAAATCAGTTCTGCATTCAGTCACATCCGCCTGCACCACCCAATTGGAACATTGAGGTTCAAGAGGTCACTCAAGCAAATCTCCACGACAGCTTCTGCTCCCCTCAGGTTGGTTTTCTTTCACTGACAGTCTGAATACCACCTTAAAAGTATCACACACATGGACGGTTTGCACCTCACCTGAGTGATGTAGAGAGTATCTGTAAATCTTTTCAGGGGATCGGTGGCGTTTGGCAGGTGGAAGTGTAGAGCAGCCTGCAGGATCATCTGCTGGTTTCCGTCTTCATGGTGTTGACGATGGGAAGTGAAATTACTGCCGTAGCTCCAGTCTTCTTTAATGGAAACCTGCAGCAtcataaaaggaaaacacaaacagtcaGCAACTTTAATCCATGTTTGCTTCTTTCTTTATAATATTTAGTTACCGGCTGCAAAGTGGAAAAGGACGGCCAGGACTGGAAACCATATTCAGAGGCAAAACGCGTACGAGGGAAGGTCCTCCAGTCCCAGCAGTCGAGGATGTAGCTGTAGAAGTGAACGTCTCCGTAGTGAGGATCGTAGGGATTCTCCGCCACCCATCCCTCCTGCTCCGATTCAGCCCCGTTTGTTGGACTGGAGACGAGAAACGGGCGACTCTGGTCCTCCTGAAGGAGACGGGACATTTGTTTCTACCGATTTGCAGGAGTAATACTGAAAATACAGTGCTGGGAAAGACTATTGCTCCAGCTCCTgataattaaaacatttttttaaaaaacgttTTGTATTTACTCGATTATCTTTGTTGAAACATGCAAGTGTGGCAAATATGTAAAAAACTAATAAATCTGGGAGGGAAAAACACTTTGGCAGTACCGTAAACTACAATACAGATAAATCAGTCATTTAAAACACAGATCCTTACATTAAGTGTGACATAACCAGACTCTCACCTCTTGCACAACCTTCTTTATGTTATCTACATAAAGCATCACATAGTCTCTGATGTATTTTGGCCTTTGAGAAGCTGGGATGTCGAACCAATCTGTTGCCAGAGCAGCTTCGTTTTCATTGTTACCGCTCCAAATTATTATAGAGGGGTGGGACTTCAGGCGCTGAACCTgagcagtaaaaataaaataagagaaagaaataaagagaaaaatcacTTCAAGCTTCTTTAGAATTTTAAATCTCCTCTCGAAGCCTTTCGAGAGAAACtgtgtgtttggtttgtttatCCAGTATTTTACACCTTcaagaaataaaacaatcaCATCCGTATATCAACTGACCTGCTGGACGACCTCTTCTCTTACTGTCTGTATAAAGTCGGTCTCAGTGGGATACATTGCACAAGCGAACATGAAGTCCTGCCAAACCTAAAGACGTGTTTAAACACAGTGAGCAAACCATCTGTTTACAATATGTTCAGTGGTGTTACACAACCAAAGTCATGTAAAAATACCACAGACTGTTACATACATGTGCAAGAGCACAACAACTGGCATAAAGCTGGATGTCATATTACACAAAGCAGTGTACAGTCTGTCAATAAAGGTTTACATTTCGggtaaacaaaaaaatgttttagtcctTATCAGGTCTTAAAATGACTACTACAACTACTCAATCAGTAGTCTATAGAACCACCTTTAACTGACTTTATCGGTCTCTCATTGGTTCAGTTCATTGAGCTTTTGGGGGCATTTGTTTGCACAGCTCTTAACATCccgccacagcatttcaatcagcctgaggtctggactttgactgggtcatCACAACGTCTgcatacttttctttttcagccattctgatCATGCTCCCATTGCCCCAAACGTTAGGTGTCAGACAGATGACTTCACATCAAACAAAGGATAAATTGGTATACAGAGAAGCTCAGGGtgtccaggtcctgtggctgccaaacaaacccaattcatcaCCGCTCCCCCACTGTGCAGTCAGAGAAAGAGCTACGTCTCAGCTCTTGGACTGCCGTACTTATCCTGTTGAATCCTATGGAAGCAGTGAGGTTTTAAACAGTTGTTCACAGTTTCTGCAATTTGGCTTATTTTTGTTGAATGATGACTTTGTCTAATATGCCACGAGTTGTTTATTTGAGGTTGTATTTACCGATTTTAAAACCTGCTAAGGAccagattatttttattatgtcctgatCTGCAAAACCTTATAAAGACAATTACATACAAAAAACCCTGCAGAAAAGTCACGTACCACATCAGTATTTCAAAGACCCATAAAGGATACTCTATTATATATCAAGACTACAATAAACTTTCTATCCAAAGAACTGTATCATCTTCAGTTAATAGACCACGGCAGTAAATATCACTTGGTTTATGTTGGTCTCTTGCACCTGTGGTTATCGCTACAAATGTCTCAAAGGACACAATGAAACAAGTATTTAAAgttttctccaaaagttgaatctgttcatctggacgtagcgtttgatgggagaaacgtttcgtcactcatccaagtgacgaaacgtttctcccatcaaaagctacgtccagatgaacagattcaacttttggagatctactttcctggatgattgagaatgcatcaagatatttaaagttttgtttttaaacactaGAGGGCAGCGTCACTTACCATGATCCCCAACTCATCACAAATTTCATAAAAGAGATCCTGTTCATACACTCCTCCTCCCCAGACCCTGAGGGCATTCATGTTAGCATCTACAGCTGATTGCAACAAGTTCTTTAAGCtgcaagacagacagacagaaagatccgGCATTAATGAAAGTAAAATACTAAAAAGACCCGACACGTACCTACACACATGAGGCAAAAGAGGAATATAGGTTAAACTAAGCAGTGACCATTTGACTGAACTCAAAAGAATCAACCTCCACTCACACATCAGGGGTGACCTGGTCCTGGAAGGAGTGGACTGGGATCCAGTTGGAGCCTTTGAGGAAAATTGGTTTCCCGTTGATACGGAAATAAAAGCTCAAGCCCGGGGATCCAACAACTGGCTCCTGGATGAGCTCCACGGTACGAAAATACACCTGCGGGAGATACTCCCATGAGCACTTTCAATTTACTACAACAGCTACTTTAAAAATCAGTGAAAAACTTCAACTGTCCCATTCAATGTGGGGCAAGtggcatgaaaatgaaaaagggtgaaaagtattttatttttcaacaaagaATTCCTTTTCTAAGTGGACACATCCAAAAAGTGTTTTTCCTGAGAAAAACACTCTGAACTCTACTTCATTATTATTTCAACACTCATTTGTGAGTGAGACTGTGGTGCAACGGAGGAAAAGGAAGAGATCATCAGGGAGACGGAAAGAATGAGATAAGAAGGAAACAGGTGTGTTTGCACAAGTGAAAACTTACATTAATAAAGTATTATTGttataaaaaacatgaaaaagcgCTTACTGCTtaattttcaattcaatataGAGTACTTTAGAGATTTTAGGGAAGCTGTATTGTCGTAGTAGCTTTTTATTTCGTCAATAAGACACAGTCTCCTTTTCAAACTATTCATTTGTAGACATAGATTGAGCCGTTTGGCGACAATGAGAAGAGATGTGTTTGGAGGTCtacaggtgaggctttaaaaccTAAGACCAGTGCACCAGCTGTTaggcatggtggtggtagcatcatgctctggggccgTCGTGCTGCCAGTGATACTGGTACATTCCACAAAGTGGATGGAATAACTGAGGATTACCTCCAAAATCTTCAACTTCATAAGTTAGAACGTTAAAATTTAGACACGGTTGGGGtctttcaacaggacaatgatctcaaacacGTATCAAAACTGTTTTTCAAATGGATAAAGCAGTCTAAAAAGCGGCAACCACAACCTCAACTCTATTAAAATTTGAGGACTATGCTTAAAAGCCGGGTCTGTGCCAGGAAACCAATCATTTTAAACTAACTCTACCAATTCTACCAAAAAGAATGGTCAAACAACCAGCCAGAATTATGGCAGAAGCTTGTTTATGTAAATCAAAAGCTTCTAgtcaaggcacaacttgctaagggacatttaaccaaatgTTATTGAGAGTGTACGTGTGTATCTGATGCTGTATACTTTTGATTCTGTGTGGTTTACAGAAAATCCAATAAAAACTAACTtgcacttttgttgttaaactgGACATCACACGTGAGTTACTGTGAAACTCAGGGACATTGTTTACTCAGTAGACACAGAACAATAGAGATAGAGAAGAGATAGATAAAACTGTTGACCCAATTAATTGCACGGTGATTAAAACCCATAaatatttatgattttattCTTCAATAAAGTCATAAATCATGTGAGAAGTAGGGTCATTTCTACAGAACCAAACTTTGTCTTGTAACCGTAAGACCCCACTCGATGCCGGccttttttaaacattacaggTTTAAGTTATCCGCATTGtcttcagttttcagacttGGAGGCTGCGATAAATTCCACTGTGATTAAAAtccataaataaaaaatgaggaGACTGCAAGTGCTGACAGGCAGCACACTCTCACCTTAGACTCTGtgctgaaaattaaaaactcaTCCTGAAATCCTCTGATAGTGAGACGGTAAAACGGTTGTTCTCCATGTCCGTTTGGCCACCATAGCTTCACTTGATTGGCctgaatgaagaaaaaaaacaaagcatgaGCGTGGACAGGTAATTGATATTACACACAACAATGGGACTGAGTCATTTCAAGTACCGTGTTGATGAGTATGGTGAAGTTGCTCTTGGTCTTTCCAGGGTTAAAGTGTGTCTGGAAGGTTTGTTCTGAATCCAGTTCAGGTATGGAGAGTGTGAGCTGGCCACGTGCTGTCTGAACTGCATCTATAAGAAGCTCAACCTGCACCCTCCACTGGGAGAAGGCATCATCTGGACAGATTGATTATTCAAAAAAAGACACAGGGAATACTGGAATAAGTAAGAGAGAAAGCTTTTGTGATATGCTTTCACGCTATAAG
Above is a window of Oreochromis niloticus isolate F11D_XX linkage group LG19, O_niloticus_UMD_NMBU, whole genome shotgun sequence DNA encoding:
- the manba gene encoding beta-mannosidase; its protein translation is MLLHVRLCGWACWCLFSGVFSVFSLQQRLTVSLNGKWRLSNSNGSLLLPAQVPGCVHSALQQQGYITDPYFRFNDVSYRWIALNNWTYTTTFTLSAELSVKQKVLLVFDGVDTVGSISLNGIALGKTYNMFCRYDFSVKDLLKDGENVLQVGLLSPILYASEQRKAHTSYVVPPECPPGVQKGECHVNFIRKEQSSFSWDWGPSFPTMGLWKGVRLEAFDILQLVQVSSVPLYNDAFSQWRVQVELLIDAVQTARGQLTLSIPELDSEQTFQTHFNPGKTKSNFTILINTANQVKLWWPNGHGEQPFYRLTIRGFQDEFLIFSTESKVYFRTVELIQEPVVGSPGLSFYFRINGKPIFLKGSNWIPVHSFQDQVTPDVLKNLLQSAVDANMNALRVWGGGVYEQDLFYEICDELGIMVWQDFMFACAMYPTETDFIQTVREEVVQQVQRLKSHPSIIIWSGNNENEAALATDWFDIPASQRPKYIRDYVMLYVDNIKKVVQEEDQSRPFLVSSPTNGAESEQEGWVAENPYDPHYGDVHFYSYILDCWDWRTFPRTRFASEYGFQSWPSFSTLQPVSIKEDWSYGSNFTSHRQHHEDGNQQMILQAALHFHLPNATDPLKRFTDTLYITQVMQAQCVKTQTEFYRRSRSEIIEGKGHTMGALYWQLNDIWQAPSWSSIEFGGKWKMLHYFAQSFFAAVLPVAFEEDDTLFIYAISDLSRDLKLRAVVNVFSWTELDPVCTLNSSMLLVPGGSAVAVFKQPVATLLAGCGNCTRLTCLLTFQLEDDSSQQGPTDHHFLCSPKDAQGLRRPNITAKVEEKKTCFSVTLHSDSVAPFVWLDVGNIPGRFSSNGFLMVSRNRTVDFTAWRPTSVAELTASLTITSLRDIY